From the genome of Terriglobales bacterium, one region includes:
- the dusB gene encoding tRNA dihydrouridine synthase DusB has translation MQKFWDGPPPSLAAAPAAATVPGCVRIDGVEIAPATFLAPMAGVTDTVFRRFIRNLGGCGLIMTEFTSADGVLRARDKKARRYLHFYSDEHPISAQLFGSDPQVMADAARLVEDLGFDLVDLNLGCPAKKVVKCNGGSGLLRDLPRIRQIFERVRAAVRIPFTVKFRAGWNDQEIVCVQLARMAEDCGLSAVALHARTREQGYTGNARWEWIASVKQAVSIPVIGNGDIRTPEDASAMVARTGCDGVMIGRMAASNPWIFRQIAQYTATGAYDHPTDADRYQMIRTYFRMLIDEQMPGAEGKMKQFVSWFTHGVAGGAALRKAVYESRTEQQILERVEAFFESLLAQPTPAA, from the coding sequence GTGCAGAAGTTCTGGGACGGCCCGCCTCCTTCGCTCGCGGCCGCGCCTGCAGCGGCGACCGTGCCCGGATGTGTGCGAATCGACGGGGTCGAGATTGCGCCCGCCACGTTCCTGGCTCCCATGGCCGGCGTCACCGACACCGTCTTTCGCCGCTTCATCCGCAACCTGGGCGGCTGCGGCCTCATCATGACCGAGTTCACCTCCGCCGACGGCGTCTTGCGCGCCAGGGACAAGAAGGCCCGCCGCTACCTGCACTTCTACTCGGACGAGCATCCCATCTCGGCGCAGCTCTTCGGCAGCGACCCCCAGGTCATGGCGGATGCTGCCCGCCTGGTCGAAGACCTGGGCTTCGACTTGGTGGACCTGAACCTCGGCTGTCCGGCCAAGAAAGTCGTCAAGTGCAACGGCGGTTCGGGACTGCTGCGTGACCTGCCGCGCATCCGCCAGATTTTCGAGCGTGTGCGCGCCGCCGTCCGCATCCCTTTCACGGTGAAGTTCCGCGCCGGCTGGAACGACCAGGAGATCGTCTGCGTCCAACTCGCCCGCATGGCCGAGGACTGCGGCCTGAGCGCCGTGGCGCTGCACGCCCGCACCCGCGAGCAGGGCTACACCGGCAACGCCCGTTGGGAGTGGATTGCGTCGGTCAAGCAGGCGGTCTCGATCCCGGTGATCGGGAACGGCGACATCCGCACGCCCGAGGACGCCTCCGCCATGGTCGCCCGCACCGGCTGCGACGGCGTGATGATCGGCCGCATGGCGGCCTCGAACCCCTGGATCTTCCGCCAGATCGCGCAGTACACCGCCACCGGCGCCTACGACCATCCCACCGACGCCGACCGCTACCAGATGATCCGCACCTACTTCCGCATGCTGATCGACGAGCAGATGCCCGGCGCCGAAGGCAAGATGAAGCAGTTCGTCTCCTGGTTCACCCACGGCGTCGCCGGCGGCGCCGCCCTGCGCAAAGCCGTCTATGAGTCGCGTACTGAGCAGCAGATCCTGGAGCGGGTGGAAGCGTTCTTCGAAAGCCTGTTGGCCCAACCGACGCCCGCCGCCTGA
- a CDS encoding DUF2238 domain-containing protein: protein MNRYRLGLLLVFITVWTWAAIRPLFPKDWLLENLLVFLFVPLIILTGRYFRFSDVSYTLITLAMCLHLIGAHYTYAEVPFGFTLQRWFGADRNMYDRFVHFSYGLLFAYPVREVFLRLARVKGFWGFYLPLDVTLSLSAVYEIIEWRVAARVSPEAGLAFLGSQGDIWDAQKDMLAAGLGACIALVVVALINWKWDPNFGCEMRESFGIQECEPPPGEKAMGQAVRNRVRRRKLTAGSHK from the coding sequence ATGAACCGCTATCGTCTTGGACTGCTGCTGGTCTTCATCACCGTTTGGACCTGGGCCGCAATCCGGCCCCTCTTCCCCAAGGACTGGCTGCTGGAGAACCTGCTTGTTTTCCTTTTTGTTCCGCTGATCATCCTCACTGGCCGCTACTTCCGCTTCTCTGACGTCTCCTACACCCTCATCACGCTGGCCATGTGCCTGCACCTCATCGGGGCGCACTACACCTATGCCGAGGTGCCCTTCGGTTTCACGCTGCAGCGATGGTTCGGCGCCGACCGCAACATGTACGACCGCTTCGTCCACTTCTCCTATGGCCTGCTGTTCGCGTACCCGGTGCGCGAAGTGTTCCTGCGCCTGGCGCGCGTAAAGGGATTCTGGGGTTTCTACCTCCCGCTCGACGTCACGCTCTCGCTCTCCGCCGTCTACGAGATCATCGAGTGGCGCGTGGCCGCGCGCGTCAGCCCGGAGGCCGGCCTCGCCTTCCTGGGCTCGCAGGGCGACATCTGGGACGCGCAGAAAGACATGCTCGCCGCGGGCCTGGGCGCCTGTATCGCCCTCGTCGTGGTGGCGCTGATCAACTGGAAGTGGGACCCCAACTTCGGTTGCGAGATGCGCGAGAGCTTCGGCATCCAGGAATGCGAGCCGCCGCCCGGCGAAAAAGCCATGGGCCAGGCGGTGAGGAATCGCGTCCGGCGGCGTAAATTGACGGCCGGGTCACACAAGTAA
- a CDS encoding ATP-binding protein has product MAVVEEKLCPLCRGSGWKEVEGGRRARCDCRLAERAEKLLEQARIPARYEHCELSDFHADFPGAHPSLASARLAAGRFVEEYPLESTGLLLVGSIGVGKTHLAVGILKELIRAKGAHCLFTDYRDLLKQIQNSYNPSVQTTEMELLRPVFEAEVLVLDELGAVKPTEWVWDTVSLILNTRYNDRRTTIITTNFPDLPPSSVTGAVRAAREETLGDRIGERMRSRLQEMCRKIEIQGQDFRQRVSSASFR; this is encoded by the coding sequence ATGGCTGTGGTCGAAGAGAAACTCTGCCCGCTGTGCCGGGGCTCGGGGTGGAAGGAGGTCGAGGGCGGGCGGCGGGCGCGCTGCGACTGCCGCCTTGCGGAGCGGGCCGAGAAGCTACTGGAGCAGGCGCGCATTCCTGCGCGCTACGAGCATTGCGAGCTTTCCGACTTCCATGCCGATTTTCCGGGAGCGCATCCCTCGCTGGCTTCGGCGCGGCTGGCTGCGGGAAGGTTCGTCGAAGAGTATCCGCTCGAGTCTACGGGATTGCTGCTGGTGGGCTCGATCGGCGTGGGCAAGACGCACCTGGCGGTCGGGATCCTGAAAGAACTGATCCGCGCCAAGGGAGCGCACTGCCTGTTCACGGACTACCGCGACCTGCTGAAGCAGATCCAGAACTCGTACAATCCCTCGGTCCAGACCACGGAGATGGAACTGCTGCGCCCCGTGTTCGAGGCGGAAGTGCTGGTGCTCGACGAGCTGGGCGCGGTAAAGCCGACCGAGTGGGTGTGGGACACAGTCAGCTTGATCCTGAACACGCGCTATAACGACCGCCGGACGACCATCATCACGACCAATTTTCCCGACCTGCCGCCCTCCAGCGTCACCGGCGCCGTGCGGGCGGCACGGGAAGAGACCCTGGGCGACCGCATCGGGGAGCGCATGCGCTCCCGGCTGCAAGAAATGTGCCGCAAGATCGAGATACAGGGACAGGACTTCCGGCAGCGGGTAAGCAGCGCCAGCTTCCGATAG
- the mscL gene encoding large conductance mechanosensitive channel protein MscL — translation MVGEFRAFLVKENVMALATGFILGAAVGKVVTALVNDLIMPLVGMVTPSGEWRQITWEVGSGKFLVGDFAGAIVDFVIIAAVVFLIAKAMFKPEPAPATKNCPACTETIAAGATRCKWCTQAV, via the coding sequence ATGGTGGGTGAGTTTCGAGCGTTTCTTGTGAAGGAGAACGTAATGGCGCTGGCGACCGGGTTCATCCTGGGGGCGGCGGTGGGCAAGGTAGTGACGGCGCTGGTCAACGACCTGATCATGCCCTTGGTCGGCATGGTGACGCCCTCAGGCGAATGGCGGCAGATCACGTGGGAGGTGGGGTCGGGCAAGTTCCTGGTGGGCGATTTCGCGGGCGCGATCGTGGATTTTGTGATTATCGCGGCGGTGGTGTTCCTCATCGCCAAAGCGATGTTCAAGCCGGAGCCGGCGCCGGCGACCAAGAATTGCCCGGCATGCACCGAGACCATTGCGGCGGGGGCCACGCGGTGCAAGTGGTGCACACAGGCGGTGTGA
- the rpmE gene encoding 50S ribosomal protein L31, which produces MKAGIHPAYNEVRVHCACGNTFTTRSTHKGNINVEICSNCHPFFTGKQKLIDTAGRVERFRRKYAKGSEKKN; this is translated from the coding sequence ATGAAAGCCGGTATCCATCCTGCCTACAACGAAGTGCGGGTGCACTGCGCCTGCGGCAACACCTTCACCACCCGCTCCACCCACAAGGGCAACATCAACGTGGAGATCTGCTCCAACTGCCACCCCTTCTTCACCGGCAAGCAGAAGCTTATCGATACCGCCGGCCGCGTCGAGCGTTTCCGCCGGAAGTACGCCAAAGGCAGCGAAAAGAAGAACTAG
- the tldD gene encoding metalloprotease TldD produces the protein MQDVQPFFERFGLTERDLERYLGAALSAGGDYADLYFEYQLTTSILVDESLVKSASQGLSAGCGVRVISGERTGYAHTDDLAPEKVLHAARTAALIASGPARTPVAGMKRAPVRDLYPVRTSAAENEVTAKLELALRADRAARAYDPRIAQVRVSWADEARHILVAGSDGSVAWDLQPLARFNVSCIAKSDGVSARGTSGGGGRVGLDFFETQKTPEHFAKEAARQAVVQLDAREAPAGEMPVVLGPGWPGILLHEAIGHGLEADFNRKKTSAFAGLLGQRVASPKCTVVDNGTLPSRRGSLNVDDEGSPTQNTVLIENGILKGYLSDKLSGRLMGIPDTGNGRRESYEHIPMPRMTNTYMLAGEDSPEDIVRSVERGVYAANFGGGQVDITSGKFVFSASEAYLIEDGRITAPLKNCTLIGNGPDVLTRVSMVGNDLALDEGVGTCGKDGQSVPVGVGIPTLKVDRITVGGTAQRQVGTDFRS, from the coding sequence ATGCAGGATGTCCAACCATTCTTCGAGCGCTTCGGACTGACGGAGCGCGACCTGGAGCGCTACCTGGGCGCGGCGCTTTCGGCCGGCGGCGACTACGCCGACCTGTACTTCGAATATCAGCTCACGACCTCCATCCTGGTGGATGAGTCGCTGGTGAAGTCGGCGAGCCAGGGGCTTTCCGCGGGCTGCGGCGTGCGGGTGATTTCGGGCGAGCGCACGGGGTACGCCCACACCGACGACCTTGCGCCAGAGAAGGTGCTGCATGCGGCGCGCACGGCGGCGCTGATCGCCAGCGGCCCGGCGCGTACGCCGGTAGCGGGCATGAAGCGGGCGCCGGTGCGCGACCTTTATCCGGTGAGGACGAGCGCTGCGGAGAACGAGGTGACGGCGAAGTTGGAGCTGGCGCTGCGTGCCGACCGCGCCGCGCGCGCCTACGATCCGCGCATCGCGCAGGTGCGGGTGAGCTGGGCGGACGAGGCGCGGCACATCCTGGTGGCTGGGTCGGACGGCAGCGTCGCCTGGGACCTGCAGCCGTTGGCGCGCTTCAACGTGAGCTGTATCGCCAAGTCCGACGGCGTTTCTGCGCGCGGCACTTCGGGGGGCGGGGGCCGCGTGGGGCTGGATTTCTTCGAGACGCAAAAGACGCCGGAGCACTTCGCCAAGGAGGCAGCGCGCCAGGCCGTCGTGCAACTGGACGCGCGCGAAGCGCCGGCGGGCGAGATGCCGGTGGTGCTGGGCCCGGGCTGGCCGGGCATCCTGCTGCACGAAGCCATCGGCCACGGCCTGGAAGCAGACTTCAACCGCAAGAAGACCTCGGCGTTCGCCGGGTTGCTGGGACAGCGCGTCGCCAGTCCCAAGTGCACGGTGGTGGACAATGGCACGCTGCCTTCCCGGCGCGGCTCGCTCAACGTGGACGACGAAGGGTCGCCAACACAGAACACGGTGCTCATCGAGAACGGGATCCTGAAGGGCTACCTGAGCGACAAGCTTTCGGGGCGGCTGATGGGCATCCCGGATACGGGCAACGGACGCCGCGAAAGCTACGAGCACATCCCCATGCCGCGCATGACCAACACCTACATGCTGGCGGGCGAGGATTCGCCGGAGGACATCGTACGCTCGGTGGAGCGCGGCGTGTACGCGGCCAACTTCGGCGGCGGGCAGGTGGACATCACCAGCGGCAAGTTCGTGTTCTCGGCCTCGGAAGCGTACCTGATCGAAGACGGCAGGATCACCGCGCCTCTCAAGAACTGCACGCTCATCGGCAACGGGCCGGACGTGCTGACGCGCGTCTCCATGGTGGGCAACGACCTGGCGCTCGACGAGGGCGTGGGCACCTGCGGCAAGGATGGCCAGTCGGTGCCGGTGGGCGTCGGTATCCCCACGCTCAAGGTGGACCGCATCACCGTGGGCGGCACGGCGCAGCGGCAGGTGGGGACGGACTTCCGGAGCTAA